From the Triticum urartu cultivar G1812 chromosome 4, Tu2.1, whole genome shotgun sequence genome, the window ACCCCACATTTCAGTGCAAACGCATGCAGCGAATCACCCGCATCTGAATCTCCGACCGCACTGCACACACCGACAGCAGCAACAAAAGTGCTAGCGTTCGGCCTCATGCCGCCCTCCTGCATCTCCCGCATAGCCTCGACAGCTTCTCTGAAGCACCCATTCAGAGAATACCCTGAGATCAGCGCGTTCCAGGAAATCAGGTCCCTCTGCGCCATGCAGTCAAACACCGCCCTGGACGCGCCAACCCAGCCAGCCTTGGCGTACATGTCAAGAAGCGCGGTCTGCACGCCGACATTGTCCCCGTGCCCGTCCCGCAGGACCCTGCCGTGCGCCTCCCTCCCCAGCCGAAGGCAGCCGACGGCCGTGCATGCCTTGATGACTGGTGGGAACGTGAAGTTGTCTGAGCCGCCGCCGTAGGCGCACGCCCTCCTGTACATTTCAAGGAGCTCCTGGTGGAACCCGTGGGCCGAGAAGCAGCGGACGGCGAGGTTGAGCGAGTACAccgtggggcggcggcggtgggacCCGGCGAACACCGACGCTGCGGCGCCCGGCATGCCGAGGGAGAGGTAGCCCTCGACGGCGGCCGTGACGGCGGAGGTGTCCCGGTTGATCGCGCCCGTGACGGCCAGCAGCGCGTGGAGCCTGCGGAGGCATTTCGCCGAACGGGTGGCGTGCGCGAGCTCCGCGAACGAGTCGGTGCGTGGCAGCGCGCTCGACGGGGCCGGGGCCGAGGAGGCGAAGGATTTGGCGAGGGTTTGGTTGGATCTGCGGAGGAAGCTTCCGGCTTTGTGGGATTTTGGGAGGGTTTTGTAGCGCGGGTTCATGCTCCGGCGTCTCGACTCTGGACGTGGACGGCGCAATGGAGCGATTGCTCTTCTGTCAGCTGCTGTGTGGAGGGGTTCGGTTAACTGTCGAGTGCCAATAGTGCGCCTGTTTTGGAGTATAAAAAGTTGGAAATATTCAAACGACTTTCACTCtctttttttccaaaaaaaatcagaTCTATTATAAAAAGTTTTTAGAAGTATAAGGCACATCAAACATGATAAAAAAAAATACATCAATGTCTCTAGACCACCGAGCCGCCGTTGTGTCGTTGTCGCCATTTCTCTACCGGAACCGCCGAACCGGCTTGACCTTATCGGTGACAACAAAGAAGTCTTTGTGCATGTGCCCCTAAGGACCAACGTCCTCAAGTTGCAGTCGTCAATGTTGAAACCTTGAATAGATCTGAAGCAATTGATACTAAATCTCATCATCGTACATGTACGACGAGAAGGCCTAACCTCGCCGCCCCCAAGAAGATGGCAGAATCTATGCCAGAGTTTCACCGACTATGTCCAGGTGCCCGAACTCGAAGAGGATCAGAGCCCGAAAGAAAAACTCAAAAAAGAAGCGTCGTCATCTGCCCAAGAGTCGCACTACTAAGGAATAAAAAATAACTATTAGTCGAATCGGAGGCATCGAGACGAATACGCCCAAAGAAAAAGTAAGATAAGCAGCGCTCTCTTTCCATTTTAGAGAAATATTTTTCATATTAATATatcaaaaaaagagaaaaataggACTAACCTAACTACATAAGTTGCCTGAAAAACAAATTCATGCAAGTCGAATGGTGGCcctcctttcttcctcctccAGCTAACCCAAGCATCTTCCTCCTTCAGCCCCTCGCATACAGAAAAAGTAAGATAAGCAGCGCTCTCTTTCCATTTTAGAGAAATATTTTTCATATTAATATatcaaaaaaagagaaaaataggACTAACCTAACTACATAAGTTGCCTAAAAAACAAATTCATGCAAGTCGAATGGTGGCcctcctttcttcctcctccAGCTAACCCAAGCATCTTCCTCCTTCAGCCCCTCGCATACATGCCTCACCTTCGGATGTGACGGCAGGGCAAGTGGCAAGGTTCGCCATCCGAGCTCCACGCGCGGCTCTGCCCTTCATCTTCTTCTCTGGGGAAAATGAACTTGCATCATTTTTATAGCCACTTGTGTATACACGGAGAAAAATGGAtaactttattttatttgtttgtAGACGGTcatcctacggaaatgtttttttcCTGTCCAAACCCACCAAAGAGCGTTGCGAGCACTATTTGCAAACAGGCATACAAAGTTACAAACTGCTGCAATGGGTGACACCTCATCAAATCATCATGATATTAAAAAAAAAGTCCTTGTTGACGATGAGGCTACATGATCAAAGACAATCGGAAATTGATATTTTGGATCCCAGGCTCCATGGAGCCCGAATTTTTGAAAAATACAAAATCATATTTTGAAGTCCCAACAAAACTGAAAAAAAAATACACAAGAACCTAGGGATGTATATGCTTTGGTGAAAACTACACAAAAATTAAATCATGTGCAGCTCACACCATAGCATATTTCATCATGAAATTCTACAGAAATGTAATATACATCTCTATATTCAAGTgtattttttcagatttttttttgaattttaaaATTTGATATTTGATATATATATTTTCTAAAAAGGGCTCTCGGGAGCAAATCCACTCTCAAAGAAAATAGCATATTTTGGATGCTTTCATGTGTGGTCGAGGCCAGCTCCTCTGGGATTAGGGCAATGCCGATGAAGATCCTCATGTTTTGTTCCTTCCACACATTCCAACAAGCGGATAACTACACCAGATGTTTTTTCCACAAAGCCAAACACTTTGATTTATTTCACTGCATTAGCAGGAGACGTACAGTGCGGCCAGAAGGAAAAAAAAAGGGACAGATTCGCTCGTTCCAGATTTGGTTGGTACTTCCACATCTGAGTAGAACAGGTTCATGTTACAAGTATTTTCCCATTCACGTCAGTACCAATTGAATCAATGTTATCATCTGTCAATTTGATCTGTGGTTTTATACCATGCTACACGTGTGTATCAGTAGCATCCTGGGATTACATGCAAAAGGAACATTTTAGGACACCGTTATTATCTTGTGGTAAACATGAACATTTCATTCACATTGCAAGCAACAACATTTCATTACATCCGTAAAACAAAACAATATTACTATCTACCAGGACACTACTACTAAGCAGTGAGTGAGCCTGTTGTTCCTCATAATGGGGCACTACCACACAATCGACTTTAACTGCAAAATAGAGATACATAGCCAGGATCTAATCTGTCAAATAAATCCTCCAGTGCTTGCCGGTGGCGCATTTACCGATAAATACTCTTCCATGCTTTACTTCAGAGCATCCTTGCTTCCAAGTTCCAACAGGTTTTGAGGCAGCAAGCAGGCTCTTTGAGTAATTGGGCGTGTTGCTTTTGTCAAGGCTTGCAACAGACTATGCTAACCGATCCTGTAAAGTCACTGGATCGTTTGGGCGCAGTAAGTGGAAGAACTGCTCAATCGTCTTTTCTTGCATGTTCTGCTTGATTCTGCTCCGACTTCCGCCTCGTCGTCGTCAGCAAAGTTCTGATCAGAGACCTCTGCAGAGAGAAACATGGCATCAGACATTTAGCTCGCCGCAGGATGCTGATATAGAACATGGTTACCACAAAACAACAGCGCCCGTAGCTATCTGCTACTATGAGCTTACGGATAACATAGGTATGCATCTTCCATAAAATCAGCTAATATTAAAAGAGCATATGTGTGTATGATGATGCACCAGACACTGTATGAGGTAGTGATTGAGGTAGCTACCTGAATTTTGGTCGAGAAGGTTTTCTCCCTTGCAAGCTCCCAATTCCCTTCCATGGGACAAGGGAGTCCCCCCAGGGGTAGTCCGAATACCCGATTCGTGATCACCTACTAAAGTTTGTACCCCGTCACCTCTtgcactgctgctgctgctgctgcaatCACGCGATCTGAAATGCTGGATCCAGGGGTTTGCAGGCAGGCTTTGTTTGGCCCCGACTTGAGCGCAAGCACCGGGCCTCGCAAACTCGACTTTCTTCCACACTCCAGCCCCACCTTGGAGAACCTTGAACCCATTGGTACCTGAATCTTTCCTGTTGGCGTTGTTCCCGTGATTGAGGAGTCGGTTGATGAAAGAGGCTTCCATGGAGCTTATGTAATCCGTGTGCCTCTCATCCGTCCATCCCGCCGACACCAGGTTAGTGACCTGGTTGCCCTGTCAAAGAAGAACAGATGCCACCAATCAGTTTATTTCCAGGGTGCATGAATTTCCGATCAACATGAAAGTAAACGACGGATCCACAAATTCATGCTACTATAGTGATGTCCAAATTTTATTTTATTGATTTTGGCGAGACCAGCACAGTTTTCACGGCTTTGCAATTCACAATCATATGCACACAAGGAGCAGGAGCAGTGCGCCGTTTTTTACAATTCGTGGAAGGAGGGTGTCGTCGCCATGTCCGCTTTGAAGAGACCTCTTTGTGAAGAATGGCACGACGatgcagacaaacaaacaagtgGCAGTTAAAGCGGTAAATAAACAATCTTGGTCCTTGAATTGAGAGAAAGAGTGGTGAGCAACAATAGACCATGGAGATGACTAGCAAAACCGGGCAGTAATGCATCACACAGCCAAAAACATAGataaaataaatgaaatattcgTTCTGAAAACATACTCGTAGATTAAAATAAGAATGGAGAAGAGGGAGCATGTGGCGGACCAGTGGTTACCTGGGCAATGCCGACGTCCGCTGGCTCCGGCTTGGCCGATCGATCCAGTCCCAGGTACACCTCGCCCATCGGATACTTACGTACTTGTCAGGAGGAG encodes:
- the LOC125552864 gene encoding cold-regulated protein 27-like → MGEVYLGLDRSAKPEPADVGIAQGNQVTNLVSAGWTDERHTDYISSMEASFINRLLNHGNNANRKDSGTNGFKVLQGGAGVWKKVEFARPGACAQVGAKQSLPANPWIQHFRSRDCSSSSSSARGDGVQTLVGDHESGIRTTPGGTPLSHGRELGACKGENLLDQNSEVSDQNFADDDEAEVGAESSRTCKKRRLSSSSTYCAQTIQ